Proteins from one Prinia subflava isolate CZ2003 ecotype Zambia chromosome 4, Cam_Psub_1.2, whole genome shotgun sequence genomic window:
- the LOC134549685 gene encoding inositol 1,4,5-triphosphate receptor associated 2-like, which produces MDWYTLMSAWASHLKASFCNANKTLWVSVSVLVLLAALTSFLTGLSLQRPAEAAPAGTGDSWTAVQQLLWPYTGLQHKGPPPV; this is translated from the exons ATGGACTG gtaCACTTTGATGTCAGCGTGGGCATCCCACCTCAAGGCCTCCTTTTGCAACGCCAACAAAACGCTCTGGGTGTCGGTGtcggtgctggtgctgctggccgCCCTGACGAGCTTCCTgacggggctgtccctgcagaggccGGCGGAAGCGGCCCCTGCGGGCACCGGGGACTCGTGGACAGcggtgcagcagctgctgtggccctACACAGGCCTGCAGCACAAGGGCCCTCCCCCGGTGTGA
- the ARFGAP3 gene encoding ADP-ribosylation factor GTPase-activating protein 3 isoform X1 encodes MCEPSKQDIAAIFKRLRSVPTNKVCFDCGAKNPSWASITYGVFLCIDCSGTHRSLGVHLSFIRSTELDSNWSWFQLRCMQVGGNANASAFFHQHGCTTNDTNAKYNSRAAQLYREKIKSLATQATRKHGTDLWTDGCGMPPASTQNKEEEDFFASHVSTKAKDAEWMLPEPVSLQQKTSENIPESCGGPEHGPSVDGLSTSPQPALENTTFIKKKPNQAKKGLGAKKGGLGAQKVSCQSFNEIEKQAQAVDKMKEQEDLHSSKKTEKEEPLVSSLRLAYRDLDIKAKEETLNLSGKKKTELERLGMGLGSSRSGISHSVSSDMQTIEQETPTIAKPKKKYMDDVEDSYFCSSSRYYDSSDLRSSTFSKWDDNSDAFWKKENSSKDVDILLTSKSTGFSDRPASRRKPEQEPAASTDEAQKKFGNVKAISSDMYFGRQDQADYEARARLERLSGSTSISSADLFEDQRKQPTGSYNITNVLPSAPDIAQFKQGVKSVAGKLSVLANGVMTSIQDRYGS; translated from the exons ATGTGCGAGCCCAGCAAGCAGGACATCGCCGCCATCTTCAAGCGGCTCCGCTCCGTGCCCACCAACAAG gTGTGTTTTGACTGTGGAGCAAAGAACCCCAGCTGGGCAAGCATCACCTATGGAGTGTTTCTCTGTATCGACTGCTCGGGCACCCATCGGTCCCTTGGCGTTCACTTGAGTTTCATTCG GTCTACAGAACTGGATTCCAATTGGTCCTGGTTCCAGCTGAGATGCATGCAGGTCGGAGGGAATGCAAATGCT TCTGCCTTTTTCCACCAACATGGGTGCACAACCAACGACACCAATGCCAAGTACAACAGTCGTGCTGCTCAGCTCTACAGGGAGAAGATCAAATCTCTTGCCACACAGGCCACGAGAAAACATGGGACTGAT CTGTGGACAGATGGGTGTGGAATGCCACCAGCATCAACTCAAAACAAAGAGGAGGAAGATTTTTTTGCATCCCATGTTTCTACCAAG gcAAAGGATGCAGAGTGGATGCTACCAGAACCAGTTTCCCTCCAGCAGAAAACTTCAGAAAACATTCCAGAATCCTGTGGAG GACCAGAACATGGACCAAGTGTTGATGGCCTTAGCACATCCCCACAGCCTGCATTAG AGAACACCACCTTCATAAAAAAGAAGCCAAATCAAGCTAAGAAGGGG CTTGGTGCCAAAAAAGGTGGTTTGGGAGCCCAAAAAGTGAGCTGCCAAAGCTTTAATGAGATTGAAAAACAAGCACAAGCTGTAGATAAAATGAAGGAACAGGAGGATCTTCACAGTAGTAAGAAAACTGAGAAGGAAGAGCCACT tgtatCATCTTTAAGGTTGGCCTACAGAGATCTTGATAttaaagcaaaagaagaaaccTTAAACCTCTCTGGTAAGAAGAAAACGGAACTGGAGAGGCTTGGCATGGGattgggcagcagcaggag TGGCATTTCTCACTCAGTCTCCTCAGATATGCAAACAATAGAGCAGGAAACTCCTACAATCGCCAAGCCGAAGAAGAAGTACATGGATGATGTGGAAGACTCTTACTTTTGTTCTAGCTCAAG gTACTATGATTCTTCAGATTTGAGAAGCAGCACTTTCTCTAAATGGGATGACAATTCAGATGCtttttggaagaaagaaaatagtagTAAAGACGTTGATATATTGTTAACTTCAAAAAGCACAGGATTTTCAGACAG gcCTGCATCTCGGCGTAAGCCTGAGCAGGAACCTGCTGCAAGCACAGACGAGGCACAGAAAAAATTTGGCAATGTCAAAGCCATTTCATCAGACATGTACTTTGGAAGGCAAGATCAGGCTGAT TATGAAGCAAGGGCTCGGCTAGAAAGGCTCTCTGGAAGCACATCCATAAGTTCAGCTGACTTGTTTGAAGACCAGAGAAAACAACCAACAG GAAGCTACAATATTACCAATGTCTTGCCTTCAGCTCCTGATATAGCTCAGTTTAAACAAGGAGTGAAATCTGTGGCTGGAAAACTTTCTGTCCTTGCTAATGGAGTCATGACATCTATACAG GATCGATACGGTTCCTAA
- the ARFGAP3 gene encoding ADP-ribosylation factor GTPase-activating protein 3 isoform X3 has protein sequence MPVCLTVLVCFDCGAKNPSWASITYGVFLCIDCSGTHRSLGVHLSFIRSTELDSNWSWFQLRCMQVGGNANASAFFHQHGCTTNDTNAKYNSRAAQLYREKIKSLATQATRKHGTDLWTDGCGMPPASTQNKEEEDFFASHVSTKAKDAEWMLPEPVSLQQKTSENIPESCGGPEHGPSVDGLSTSPQPALENTTFIKKKPNQAKKGLGAKKGGLGAQKVSCQSFNEIEKQAQAVDKMKEQEDLHSSKKTEKEEPLVSSLRLAYRDLDIKAKEETLNLSGKKKTELERLGMGLGSSRSGISHSVSSDMQTIEQETPTIAKPKKKYMDDVEDSYFCSSSRYYDSSDLRSSTFSKWDDNSDAFWKKENSSKDVDILLTSKSTGFSDRPASRRKPEQEPAASTDEAQKKFGNVKAISSDMYFGRQDQADYEARARLERLSGSTSISSADLFEDQRKQPTGSYNITNVLPSAPDIAQFKQGVKSVAGKLSVLANGVMTSIQDRYGS, from the exons ATGCCCGTCTGTCTGACCGTTCTG gTGTGTTTTGACTGTGGAGCAAAGAACCCCAGCTGGGCAAGCATCACCTATGGAGTGTTTCTCTGTATCGACTGCTCGGGCACCCATCGGTCCCTTGGCGTTCACTTGAGTTTCATTCG GTCTACAGAACTGGATTCCAATTGGTCCTGGTTCCAGCTGAGATGCATGCAGGTCGGAGGGAATGCAAATGCT TCTGCCTTTTTCCACCAACATGGGTGCACAACCAACGACACCAATGCCAAGTACAACAGTCGTGCTGCTCAGCTCTACAGGGAGAAGATCAAATCTCTTGCCACACAGGCCACGAGAAAACATGGGACTGAT CTGTGGACAGATGGGTGTGGAATGCCACCAGCATCAACTCAAAACAAAGAGGAGGAAGATTTTTTTGCATCCCATGTTTCTACCAAG gcAAAGGATGCAGAGTGGATGCTACCAGAACCAGTTTCCCTCCAGCAGAAAACTTCAGAAAACATTCCAGAATCCTGTGGAG GACCAGAACATGGACCAAGTGTTGATGGCCTTAGCACATCCCCACAGCCTGCATTAG AGAACACCACCTTCATAAAAAAGAAGCCAAATCAAGCTAAGAAGGGG CTTGGTGCCAAAAAAGGTGGTTTGGGAGCCCAAAAAGTGAGCTGCCAAAGCTTTAATGAGATTGAAAAACAAGCACAAGCTGTAGATAAAATGAAGGAACAGGAGGATCTTCACAGTAGTAAGAAAACTGAGAAGGAAGAGCCACT tgtatCATCTTTAAGGTTGGCCTACAGAGATCTTGATAttaaagcaaaagaagaaaccTTAAACCTCTCTGGTAAGAAGAAAACGGAACTGGAGAGGCTTGGCATGGGattgggcagcagcaggag TGGCATTTCTCACTCAGTCTCCTCAGATATGCAAACAATAGAGCAGGAAACTCCTACAATCGCCAAGCCGAAGAAGAAGTACATGGATGATGTGGAAGACTCTTACTTTTGTTCTAGCTCAAG gTACTATGATTCTTCAGATTTGAGAAGCAGCACTTTCTCTAAATGGGATGACAATTCAGATGCtttttggaagaaagaaaatagtagTAAAGACGTTGATATATTGTTAACTTCAAAAAGCACAGGATTTTCAGACAG gcCTGCATCTCGGCGTAAGCCTGAGCAGGAACCTGCTGCAAGCACAGACGAGGCACAGAAAAAATTTGGCAATGTCAAAGCCATTTCATCAGACATGTACTTTGGAAGGCAAGATCAGGCTGAT TATGAAGCAAGGGCTCGGCTAGAAAGGCTCTCTGGAAGCACATCCATAAGTTCAGCTGACTTGTTTGAAGACCAGAGAAAACAACCAACAG GAAGCTACAATATTACCAATGTCTTGCCTTCAGCTCCTGATATAGCTCAGTTTAAACAAGGAGTGAAATCTGTGGCTGGAAAACTTTCTGTCCTTGCTAATGGAGTCATGACATCTATACAG GATCGATACGGTTCCTAA
- the ARFGAP3 gene encoding ADP-ribosylation factor GTPase-activating protein 3 isoform X2, translating into MQVGGNANASAFFHQHGCTTNDTNAKYNSRAAQLYREKIKSLATQATRKHGTDLWTDGCGMPPASTQNKEEEDFFASHVSTKAKDAEWMLPEPVSLQQKTSENIPESCGGPEHGPSVDGLSTSPQPALENTTFIKKKPNQAKKGLGAKKGGLGAQKVSCQSFNEIEKQAQAVDKMKEQEDLHSSKKTEKEEPLVSSLRLAYRDLDIKAKEETLNLSGKKKTELERLGMGLGSSRSGISHSVSSDMQTIEQETPTIAKPKKKYMDDVEDSYFCSSSRYYDSSDLRSSTFSKWDDNSDAFWKKENSSKDVDILLTSKSTGFSDRPASRRKPEQEPAASTDEAQKKFGNVKAISSDMYFGRQDQADYEARARLERLSGSTSISSADLFEDQRKQPTGSYNITNVLPSAPDIAQFKQGVKSVAGKLSVLANGVMTSIQDRYGS; encoded by the exons ATGCAGGTCGGAGGGAATGCAAATGCT TCTGCCTTTTTCCACCAACATGGGTGCACAACCAACGACACCAATGCCAAGTACAACAGTCGTGCTGCTCAGCTCTACAGGGAGAAGATCAAATCTCTTGCCACACAGGCCACGAGAAAACATGGGACTGAT CTGTGGACAGATGGGTGTGGAATGCCACCAGCATCAACTCAAAACAAAGAGGAGGAAGATTTTTTTGCATCCCATGTTTCTACCAAG gcAAAGGATGCAGAGTGGATGCTACCAGAACCAGTTTCCCTCCAGCAGAAAACTTCAGAAAACATTCCAGAATCCTGTGGAG GACCAGAACATGGACCAAGTGTTGATGGCCTTAGCACATCCCCACAGCCTGCATTAG AGAACACCACCTTCATAAAAAAGAAGCCAAATCAAGCTAAGAAGGGG CTTGGTGCCAAAAAAGGTGGTTTGGGAGCCCAAAAAGTGAGCTGCCAAAGCTTTAATGAGATTGAAAAACAAGCACAAGCTGTAGATAAAATGAAGGAACAGGAGGATCTTCACAGTAGTAAGAAAACTGAGAAGGAAGAGCCACT tgtatCATCTTTAAGGTTGGCCTACAGAGATCTTGATAttaaagcaaaagaagaaaccTTAAACCTCTCTGGTAAGAAGAAAACGGAACTGGAGAGGCTTGGCATGGGattgggcagcagcaggag TGGCATTTCTCACTCAGTCTCCTCAGATATGCAAACAATAGAGCAGGAAACTCCTACAATCGCCAAGCCGAAGAAGAAGTACATGGATGATGTGGAAGACTCTTACTTTTGTTCTAGCTCAAG gTACTATGATTCTTCAGATTTGAGAAGCAGCACTTTCTCTAAATGGGATGACAATTCAGATGCtttttggaagaaagaaaatagtagTAAAGACGTTGATATATTGTTAACTTCAAAAAGCACAGGATTTTCAGACAG gcCTGCATCTCGGCGTAAGCCTGAGCAGGAACCTGCTGCAAGCACAGACGAGGCACAGAAAAAATTTGGCAATGTCAAAGCCATTTCATCAGACATGTACTTTGGAAGGCAAGATCAGGCTGAT TATGAAGCAAGGGCTCGGCTAGAAAGGCTCTCTGGAAGCACATCCATAAGTTCAGCTGACTTGTTTGAAGACCAGAGAAAACAACCAACAG GAAGCTACAATATTACCAATGTCTTGCCTTCAGCTCCTGATATAGCTCAGTTTAAACAAGGAGTGAAATCTGTGGCTGGAAAACTTTCTGTCCTTGCTAATGGAGTCATGACATCTATACAG GATCGATACGGTTCCTAA